A genomic segment from Salvia splendens isolate huo1 chromosome 13, SspV2, whole genome shotgun sequence encodes:
- the LOC121762946 gene encoding NAC domain-containing protein 100-like has translation MENDCGIVKRDELMELPPGFRFHPTDEELITHYLCRKVIDGSFSAIAIGEVDMNKVEPWELPWRAKLGEKEWYFFCVRDKKYPTGLRTNRATAAGYWKATGKDKEISRGKILVGMKKTLVFYRGRAPKGEKSNWVCHEYRLEGKFSQDKAARNDWVISRVFQKTSGGKKVHISGLMRMGSAAALPPLMDPSLFNNNGGGGGEEPESGHVHCFSNTDIAHAPMINANFPVPPIPMDSFLAPVQFPVQDPAILRQFLADYGNNMMGYGFKSKEEIVSMSQETVLSTENSSGVSNLDTGKRPFQEQDNAVEPQDLDCIWSY, from the exons ATGGAAAACGATTGTGGAATTGTGAAGAGGGATGAATTGATGGAGCTACCTCCGGGATTCCGATTTCATCCTACTGATGAAGAGCTGATCACTCATTATTTATGCAGAAAGGTTATTGACGGAAGCTTCTCCGCCATAGCTATTGGCGAGGTTGATATGAACAAGGTGGAGCCGTGGGAATTGCCAT GGAGAGCGAAATTGGGGGAAAAGGAGTGGTACTTTTTCTGTGTTAGGGATAAGAAATACCCGACGGGGCTGAGGACGAACAGAGCCACGGCCGCCGGCTACTGGAAAGCCACCGGAAAAGATAAGGAGATTTCCCGCGGGAAAATCCTCGTCGGTATGAAGAAAACCCTTGTCTTCTACCGGGGGAGAGCTCCCAAGGGGGAGAAGTCGAATTGGGTTTGCCATGAATACAGATTGGAAGGAAAATTCTCTCAGGATAAAGCAGCTAGG AACGATTGGGTGATCAGCAGGGTGTTTCAAAAGACCTCTGGAGGGAAAAAGGTCCATATCTCCGGTCTGATGAGGATGGGCTCCGCCGCCGCGCTTCCGCCGCTGATGGATCCCTCTCTGTTCAACAacaacggcggcggcggcggcgaggaGCCGGAATCTGGCCACGTGCACTGCTTCTCCAACACCGATATCGCTCATGCTCCGATGATCAACGCCAATTTCCCAGTCCCGCCGATTCCGATGGATTCGTTCCTGGCTCCGGTCCAGTTTCCGGTGCAGGATCCGGCAATTCTCCGGCAGTTTCTGGCCGACTACGGCAACAACATGATGGGATACGGATTTAAAAGCAAGGAGGAGATTGTTAGCATGTCACAGGAGACTGTTTTGAGCACTGAGAACTCCTCCGGTGTCTCGAATCTCGACACCGgaaagaggccttttcaggagCAGGATAATGCAGTTGAGCCACAGGATTTGGACTGCATTTGGAGCTACTGA